In Xiphophorus couchianus chromosome 24, X_couchianus-1.0, whole genome shotgun sequence, a single genomic region encodes these proteins:
- the LOC114140276 gene encoding transcription factor 15 — MKSRTDDCASELDTDTDSSDGKSTGGCSPPRESGERLEAEGGCPGAARRRRRRRSGAGSGRDARLSGVNKQRQAANARERDRTHSVNTAFTALRTLIPTEPADRKLSKIETLRLASSYISHLANVLLLGEDCRDEQPCLRYQDLILHGPAPLSGPSLRPICTFCLSNQRKQLRDGGKHSSSV; from the coding sequence ATGAAGTCCCGCACAGACGACTGCGCCTCCGAACTGGACACCGACACGGACAGCTCCGATGGGAAGTCCACGGGCGGCTGCAGCCCACCCCGGGAGTCCGGGGAGAGACTGGAGGCGGAGGGCGGCTGCCCGGGCGCGGCGCGCCGGCGGCGGCGGCGCAGGAGCGGCGCGGGCAGCGGCAGAGACGCGCGGCTGTCCGGCGTCAACAAACAGCGGCAGGCGGCGAACGCGCGGGAGCGGGACAGGACGCACAGCGTGAACACGGCCTTCACCGCGCTGCGGACGCTCATCCCCACCGAGCCCGCGGACCGGAAGCTGTCCAAGATAGAGACGCTGCGCCTGGCCTCCAGCTACATCTCCCACCTGGCCAACGTGCTGCTGCTGGGGGAGGACTGCCGGGACGAGCAGCCCTGCCTCCGGTACCAGGACCTGATCCTGCACGGCCCCGCGCCGCTCAGCGGCCCCTCCCTGCGGCCCATCTGCACCTTCTGCCTCAGCAACCAGAGGAAACAG